Genomic DNA from Myxococcus guangdongensis:
TCCACGAAGTACCCCTTCGCGAGCGCCGCATCCAGGCGAGGACGTCCACCGCCGGCCATCACCGCGCCGTCCTGACGGGCCTCGTCCACGGCGCGCTCGAAGCGCTTCACCGCCGCCGCGTTGATGACGGGGCCGGTGAAGACGGACGCGAGCGACGGGTCCCCCACCTGCGCGGCGCGCGCCTTCGCGGCGAGGCCATCGGTGAACGCGTTGTACAGCGACTCGTGCACGTAGATGCGCGACAGCGCGCTGCACTTCTGGCCGGACATGCCGAAGGCGGAGCGGAAACAACCCTCGATGGCGGCCTCCAGGTCCGCGTCGCGACAGACGATGGCCGGGTTCTTCCCGCCCAGCTCCAGGAGGCACGGCCGCACCCGGCCCGTGGACATCTGCCGGTGGAGCTCCATGCCCACCGCCTTGCTCCCGGTGAAGGACACCCCGTCGATGCCGGGGTGGCGCACCAGCGCCGCGCCCACCGTCTCGCCCTCGCCGTGCGCGACCTGGAAGACGCCGGGAGGCAGGCCCGCGTCGGCGAGCGCCTGGTACAGGCCCTCCGCGCACCAGGGCGTCTCCTCGCTGGGCTTGAGGATGACGCTGTTGCCGCCGAGCAGCGCGCCGCCGCTCATCCCCGCCGCGAGCGCGAGCGGGAAGTTGAACGGCGAGATGATGACGAAGACGCCGTAGGGCCGCAGCACGCTGCGCGTGTCCTCGTTGGGGGACAGCCGCGCCATGGGCCGCGAGTAGCCCTCCGCCTGCTCGAGCTGACCGGCGTAGTAGCGCAGCAGGTCCGCGGACTCCTCCACGTCACCGAGCGACTCGAGGCGGCTCTTGCCCACCTCCAGCGTCATGCGCGCGGACAGCGCCATGCGCCGCTCGGAGATGAGGTCCGCGGCGCGGCGGAGGATGCGCACGCGCTCCTGCCACGGCGTCGCGCCCCAGCCGCGCTGGGCCTCGCGCGCCACGCGCACCACCCGGTCCACCTCGGCCACGGGCGTGCGGTGCACGGACACGAGCACCTCGTCCGGCCGCGCCGGGTTGCGGCTCTGAAGCAGGTCTCCGCTCCGGAACGCCTCGCCCCCGAGCCACGACGGCAGCTCTCCGCCCAGCTTCGAGCGCACGGCGGTGAGCGCCTCGTCGAACTGCGCGTGCAGCGCGGACAGGTCCGCCTCCAGCACCGAGTAGGTGATGCGGAAACTCATGACGCCTCCTGGAAGAAGTGGTGGATGCCGCGGGCGAGCGTGTCGACCAGCTCGTCGACCTCCGCCTCGGTGATGACCAGCGGGGGGCCGACCATGAGCAGGTCCCCGTTCGTCCCGTCCGCGTGGCCCGTGTTGGACCAGAGGACGAGCCCTCGCTCGAACAGCGCCGCGAGCAGTCGCTCGATGACCTTGCGCGCGCGCGGGAAGGGGCGCTTGCTCGCGATGTCCTCGACCAGCTCGATGCCGGCCATCAGCCCCACGCCCTGCACGGAGCCGACGTGCGGCAGCGTGCCCAGCGCCTCGCGCAGCCGTCGCTGGAGGTGCGCGCCCACGCGCTCGGCGTGGGCCACCAGGTCGTGCCGCTCGTAGTAGTCGAGCACCGCCAGCCCCGCCGCCGTCATCGCGGGCGCCTGGAGGTACGTCTGCGCGTGCATGAAGCCGCCCGAGCCCCGGCGCAGCTCCTCCAGGTGCTCTTCGCGGATGAGCAGCGCGCTCAAGGGCGCGTAGCCCCCGCTGATGCCCTTGCCGAGCACCAGCACGTCCGGCGTGAAGCCGTAGAGGTCGCTGGCGAAGAAGCGGCCGGTGCGACCACAGCCGCACATCACCTCGTCGGCGATGGTGAGGATGCCGTACTCGCGACACACGGCGCTCACGCGCTCGAAGTAGCCGGGCGGCGGAGGCGACGCGCCCGCGGACGAGCCGATGACGGGCTCCGCGATGAAGGCGGCGATGGTGTCCGGGCCCTCGCGGCGAATCGTCTCCTCGAGCAGCCGCGCGTAGTGCTCGGCGCCGTCGCGCGCGTAGTCCTCCAGGCCGGAGCGGTACGGGTACGGCGCGGCCGTGGTGACGACCTCCGCCAGCATGGGGCCGAAGAAGGTCTTGTAGTGGGGCCGGCCCGACAGCGAGAGCGCGTACAGCGTGTTGCCGTGGTAGCCGGGCACGCGCGCGATGACCTTGCCGCGCTGGGGCTCGTCTCGCTCCACCCAGAGCTGGCGGACGAACTTCACCGCGGCCTCCACCGCCTCGGAGCCCGAGCCGAGGAACGCGGCGCGCGTGAGCCCCTGGGGCGCGTGGGCGCACAGGCGCGAGGCGAGCTCCTCGGTGACGTCGGTGGTGAAGTGGGTGCCGTTGACGTAGGCGACGCGCAGGAGCTGCTCGTGGATGCGGTCCGCCACCTCGCGGTTGCCGTGGCCCACGCTGGCCACGAGCGCGCCGGCGGAGGCGTCCAGGTAGCGCTTGCCGCTCGCGTCGAAGAGGTGGACGCCCTGACCGTGCGTCACCACGGGGAAGTCGCGCGCGAGATTGCGCAGCAGCACGTTCCCCTGGGGGTAGCGCACCGTGTGCCTGGCTTCTTCCCGCATCGTCCGTCCTCCACGCAGCGCGGACGACCGGAGGTCGCCCGACAGGGCTCCCGCGTGGAAGAAGGGCAGTCGCGATGCACGCGTGAGCGCACACCAGGCTCCGACTGGAGCCCACGGACCGACCTTCGCCCCCACGGGCGACTGGAGACACGGGGGATGGAGGTCGGAGAAGTCGAGCGTGCGTGAGGGCCCGTCGAGGCACGAGCGCCGCTCGAACCTTCCGGCCGTCCCACGCGGCTCCAGGTCGAAACCGTCCGTGGATTTCTCCCACGGCCGGATGCGGGCAGGTCTTCGGGCTCGTGAGCGCTTCGGCTTTTGAGGGCCGGCTTCCTACGACTCGTCGCTTCCCAGCTCCCCGAGGGAACCAGTGCGGATGACGAGGCTCGTTCTCACTTACCGCTGCGGGGCAGCCCCGGAATCGAACCGGGTTCCCTTTTAAGCTCGGACCGAGGTCCGGGCACCAACATGGGGCGGTATGTACTGTTCGCCTCTTCGGACTGTCAAGCGAAGCGCCGGTGCGCGCTCGACGCGCATGGACGCGACGTCCGCTGTGCGCTCACGGATGTTCGACGAGCAACCTGCCGTGCATGAGCGCTGGCGCATCCCGTGCGCAGGCGTCACCTTCATCGGTGGCCCTCCGCGTCGGAGGACGCCCCGAGACTATGGCTCCGTCCGCCGCGACCACCGCTGCCGCGCCCTTCACGTTCACCCGCGCACAGAAGGTGTTCACGATGTCGGGTGCGCTGCTCGGGCTGCTGCTCGCGGCGCTGGACCAGACGATTGTGGCCACGGCGGGCCCCTCCATCCAGGCGGACCTGGGCATCTCTCCGGCGCTCTATCCGTGGCTGACGACGTCGTACCTGGTCGCGTCGACGATGATGGTGCCCGTGTGGGGGAAGCTGTCGGACCTCTTGGGCCGGCGCGCGGTGCTGGCGGCGGGAATCATCGTGTTCCTGCTGGGCAGCTTCCTGTGCGGCGTGTCGCGCTCGACGCTGACGCTCATCCTGTATCGCGCGGTGCAGGGAGTGGGCAGCGCGGCGCTCTTCACCGCGTCGCTGTCGGTGGTGGCGGACCTCTATCCGCCGCGCGAGCGAGGCAAGTACCAGGGCCTGTTCGGCGCGATGTTCGGTCTGTCGAGCGTGGTGGGGCCGCTGGCCGGGGGCTTCATCACGGACCGGCTGGGATGGCACTGGGTGTTCTTCATCAACCTGCCGGTGGGCGCGGTGGCGCTCGCGCTCGTGCTCTTGCGCATGCCGGCGCTCAAGCCTCCGGGGGCCTCGCGCGGGAAGCTGGATGTGACGGGCGCGGTGCTGCTGGCGCTGGCGGTGGTGCCGCTGTTGCTCGCGCTCAGCCTGGGACGTGGCGCGGAGCAGGTGGCGCACGGTGGAGGATGGGCATGGGGTTCGTGGCAGGTGCTGGGGTTGTTCGCGCTCGCGGCGATGGGGACGGTGTTGTTCCTGCGCGAGGAGACGCGGGCGCAGGAGCCGCTGTTGGACTTGAAGCTGTTCCAGGACCGGACGTTCGCGTTGGGGAACGTGGCGGTGTTCATCATCGGCGCGGTGTTCCTGTCGGGCGTGGTGTTCCTGCCGTTGTTCATGGTGAACGTGGTGGGGCTGTCGGCCACGCACTCGGGGCTGACGCTGACACCGCTGACGTTGGGCGTGGTGGCGGGCAACGTGCTCAGCGGGCAACTGGTGTCGCGCATCGGCCGGTACAAGGGGCTGATGCTGGGCTCGCTGGGGGTGTTGATGGTGGGCTTCACGGTGATGGGGTTCACGCTGACGCCCACGTCGACGCAGACGGAGGTCACCGTGAAGATGGTCCTGGTCGGCGTGGGCCTGGGACCGTCGATTCCGCTCTACACGCTGGCCATCCAGAACGCGGTGTCACCGCAGCGCATCGGCGTGGCCACGGCGATGGCCACGTTCTTCCGTCAGCTGGGGATGACGTTGGGTGTGGCGTTGTTGGGCGCGGTGTTCGCGACGACGCTGTCGCATCAACTGGGCACCCGTGTGGCGAGCGCCACGGAGGGGCTGCCGCCGAAGCTGCGCGCGGAGCTGGCCTCCGCGGTGCCGGGTGTTGGGGGAAGCGAGGCGGGCCCGGCACAGTCGGCCTTCCAGGCGGAGAAGGTGAAGGAGCGCGTGCGCGCGGAGTTGGAGGCCGAGCGGAAGACTCTTCAGAGCCCGGGGGCGCGGGAGAGCGATGCGGCCCCACGCGAGCAGCATGTCTCCGACGTGGACGCAAAGGAACAGCGAGCGCTGGAGGCGGTCGACCGGACAGCGCTGGCGCTGAAGGAGTCCTTCACGCGGGCGGTGGAGGCGGTGTACCGCTGCGCCATCTTCGTCGCGCTGCTCGCGTTCCTGGTGACGCTGAAGCTGCCCGAGCAGCCCCTGCAACGCGGGCGCGCGCGGGTACCGGCGCCATCGGAGTGAATCGGCTCACGCGGCGGTGAGCGCGGAGGACTCCGAGTCCAGCGTGTAGATGCGCACGGGATGAGGTACGCCCTTGACGGGGTGGTGACCCAGGTCCTTCACATCGCCACGGTAGTGGGAGACGAAGGACTCGGAGAGGAGCACGGGCTCGTTGAGCCCCGCGCACAGGCCCGCGATGCGGCTGGCCAGGTTCACAGCGGGGCCGATGACGGTGAAGTCGAGCCGGTCCGACGCGCCGATGTTCCCGTACATCACGTCGCCGACATGGAGGGACGTTCCGAACTCGTAGGTGGGCAGACCCTTGCGGCGGCGTGAGGCATTGTCCTGCTCGCTGGCACGCACCGCATCATGGACGGTGCGCGCGGCGGCGGCGCAGCGGTCCTCCACGAGCGCATGCTCGTCGATGCGGAAGATGGCCAGCACGGCGTCGCCCATGAACTTGAGCACCTCCGCGCCGTGCGAGTGGAAGGCGCCGACCATCGTCTCGAAGTAGGCGTTGAGCAGCTCCAGCAGCGCGTCGCGAGGCAGCGCGTCCGACAGCACGGTGAAGCTGCGCAGGTCACTCAGGCAGATGACGGCGGAGGTCGTCTCGCCGTCGCCGCGTCGAATCTGTCCCTGGAGGACACGGCGTCCCGCGTCTCGACCCAGGTAGGTGTCGAGCAGCACGCCCGTCATGTCCTTGCGCGCGAAGACCTCCATCACCAGCTCCAGCATGGGATGCAGTTCGTGAAGCAGCGCACGGTGCGCATCGGTGAAGCCCCCAGGCGCGGAGGTGGCCCAGGAGACACCGTGACGCGAGTCGTCGCTGAAGCACACCGGCAGCGCGAGGTACTCGGTGAGCCCCTCGGCGCGCAGCTCGGCGAACATGGGGAAGTCGCCGTCCGGGAGTGGCTGCTCCAGGCGGCGATGGATGACGGGCAGTCCCTCACGCAGGGCCTTGAAGGGGCTCTTCGAGAACGCGGGGAGGTGCTGGAGGCCGTGGGGATGGACCTCCGAGGTGGCGTCATGTCCAGGGCGCCAGCGGAAGCTCTTCGCGTGCAGCAGCGGGTGCAGCGTGAAGAGGACGATGGAGGCGCGCGACACGGGCACGCCGCACGCGGTCAGCCGTTCGCACAGGCCCGAGAGCAGCGGCACGGGATTGGGCAGACGCCTCGCTTCCACGGCGAGCCAGCCCACCACGGAGGAGAAGGCATGGTCGCGAAGGCTTCGCGAGTCTCCGGCATTCACTTTCACGAGGCGCTCACCACTCCCCAGCGGGCCGAGCCGGGCCGGGCGCCAAGCAACCATGACGAACCCGGAGCGTCAACGAAGACCGTGGGGAGCGAGCGGGAGGGTGCCTGTCCCCGCCGCCCCTCCCCCGAGTGTGCGTGGACCTCACAGCTCTTCGAACAGATCGACGACGGCCTGCGCCAACAACTCCTGCTCGTCGGTGGAATGCTGCGAAGCGTACGTGAGGACATCCTGAACGCCCGGCGCGTCCCTGCTCCAGAAGAGGTCCTTCAGTCGCGCTCGCAAGAGCCGGCCTTCTTCCCCTGCAGATTCGAGCGCCGCACGCACAGACTCGGCTCCCACCAGCTTCACGTAGACGAACATGTCGAAGCTGTCTTTGAACTTTTCCGGGCGTTGCTCGCGCTTGGCTCGCTCCTTCATCGTGAGGAAGCCCACGGCGTCGGGCAGCAGAATCACCAGGGACTTGCCACCCACGGGGAGCGATACGCTCTGGCTCCGACGCAGGGCGACACGCGAGTCCGGCAGGCGCGTCATCTGCGTGGGAAGGTCGTCGACCTCCACGTCATCCGGCGCGAAGAGGTCCAAGTCCATACTCGTGCCGCTGAGCAGCGTCTTCGACCACCGGTACGATTTCGTTCGCGCGAAGTTTCGAGACTTGAGCACCTCAGGAAGCCGCTCCGCCATGAACCCTGAGCCATCCATGTCGAACAGCAGGTCGGGCTCGAACGAGAAGCCTCGCTCCACAGCCACGCCCGTGTCCGTCTCGACGGAAATGACTCCCGTGCCCCCGCGGCGCTTCGACTCCACTGCAAGCACCTGTCCGCCGATGAGCATCACAGGCGTCGAGAGCGCGCCCAGGTCGAGTAACAGCTCCCGGAGTTCACCCAGGATTTCGTCGAACCGCTCCTCGTCGGTCATTCCAATTCCTCGACGAGCGGCAACGACTTCGCGAAGCGACGCAGCAGCTCGTCCGCCTGTTCCTCGCCGCGCCCGCCACTGTGCTGGAAGTCCACGGCCAACTGCGGGAGCGATACGCCCGGGCCGTGCGCGAGGGACCTCTCGCCAAAGTAGACACCACCCACCTCCGTCTCCGCCGCAGGATCCGCGCGGAGAATCCAGAAGTTGTATGGCGTCATC
This window encodes:
- a CDS encoding MDR family MFS transporter, yielding MAPSAATTAAAPFTFTRAQKVFTMSGALLGLLLAALDQTIVATAGPSIQADLGISPALYPWLTTSYLVASTMMVPVWGKLSDLLGRRAVLAAGIIVFLLGSFLCGVSRSTLTLILYRAVQGVGSAALFTASLSVVADLYPPRERGKYQGLFGAMFGLSSVVGPLAGGFITDRLGWHWVFFINLPVGAVALALVLLRMPALKPPGASRGKLDVTGAVLLALAVVPLLLALSLGRGAEQVAHGGGWAWGSWQVLGLFALAAMGTVLFLREETRAQEPLLDLKLFQDRTFALGNVAVFIIGAVFLSGVVFLPLFMVNVVGLSATHSGLTLTPLTLGVVAGNVLSGQLVSRIGRYKGLMLGSLGVLMVGFTVMGFTLTPTSTQTEVTVKMVLVGVGLGPSIPLYTLAIQNAVSPQRIGVATAMATFFRQLGMTLGVALLGAVFATTLSHQLGTRVASATEGLPPKLRAELASAVPGVGGSEAGPAQSAFQAEKVKERVRAELEAERKTLQSPGARESDAAPREQHVSDVDAKEQRALEAVDRTALALKESFTRAVEAVYRCAIFVALLAFLVTLKLPEQPLQRGRARVPAPSE
- a CDS encoding aminotransferase family protein, coding for MREEARHTVRYPQGNVLLRNLARDFPVVTHGQGVHLFDASGKRYLDASAGALVASVGHGNREVADRIHEQLLRVAYVNGTHFTTDVTEELASRLCAHAPQGLTRAAFLGSGSEAVEAAVKFVRQLWVERDEPQRGKVIARVPGYHGNTLYALSLSGRPHYKTFFGPMLAEVVTTAAPYPYRSGLEDYARDGAEHYARLLEETIRREGPDTIAAFIAEPVIGSSAGASPPPPGYFERVSAVCREYGILTIADEVMCGCGRTGRFFASDLYGFTPDVLVLGKGISGGYAPLSALLIREEHLEELRRGSGGFMHAQTYLQAPAMTAAGLAVLDYYERHDLVAHAERVGAHLQRRLREALGTLPHVGSVQGVGLMAGIELVEDIASKRPFPRARKVIERLLAALFERGLVLWSNTGHADGTNGDLLMVGPPLVITEAEVDELVDTLARGIHHFFQEAS
- a CDS encoding aldehyde dehydrogenase family protein — encoded protein: MSFRITYSVLEADLSALHAQFDEALTAVRSKLGGELPSWLGGEAFRSGDLLQSRNPARPDEVLVSVHRTPVAEVDRVVRVAREAQRGWGATPWQERVRILRRAADLISERRMALSARMTLEVGKSRLESLGDVEESADLLRYYAGQLEQAEGYSRPMARLSPNEDTRSVLRPYGVFVIISPFNFPLALAAGMSGGALLGGNSVILKPSEETPWCAEGLYQALADAGLPPGVFQVAHGEGETVGAALVRHPGIDGVSFTGSKAVGMELHRQMSTGRVRPCLLELGGKNPAIVCRDADLEAAIEGCFRSAFGMSGQKCSALSRIYVHESLYNAFTDGLAAKARAAQVGDPSLASVFTGPVINAAAVKRFERAVDEARQDGAVMAGGGRPRLDAALAKGYFVEPTVVALSHGHRLMREELFLPFVGVTRFSTLDEALRLANDCDYGLTAGIFSRGDEDVERFMAQAEAGVLYANRRTGATTGAWPGVQSFCGWKGSGGSGKGGCGPYYVAQFMREQAQTRMG
- a CDS encoding adenylate/guanylate cyclase domain-containing protein, which encodes MKVNAGDSRSLRDHAFSSVVGWLAVEARRLPNPVPLLSGLCERLTACGVPVSRASIVLFTLHPLLHAKSFRWRPGHDATSEVHPHGLQHLPAFSKSPFKALREGLPVIHRRLEQPLPDGDFPMFAELRAEGLTEYLALPVCFSDDSRHGVSWATSAPGGFTDAHRALLHELHPMLELVMEVFARKDMTGVLLDTYLGRDAGRRVLQGQIRRGDGETTSAVICLSDLRSFTVLSDALPRDALLELLNAYFETMVGAFHSHGAEVLKFMGDAVLAIFRIDEHALVEDRCAAAARTVHDAVRASEQDNASRRRKGLPTYEFGTSLHVGDVMYGNIGASDRLDFTVIGPAVNLASRIAGLCAGLNEPVLLSESFVSHYRGDVKDLGHHPVKGVPHPVRIYTLDSESSALTAA